From the genome of Thermoanaerobacter uzonensis DSM 18761, one region includes:
- a CDS encoding creatininase family protein, translating to MYLINYASDDFQKNLQKSDIVIIPVGSVEAHGHHLPLGTDIFSPRLFCEMIERKIGDYVWIAPEIPYGQSYDLSVYPGTIHVPSEVLAEYVYAVGKSLYENGLKKLIFLNGHGGNINALNLASEKLVQLGMVVLTINWWLDFTKEILTITQGQGHAGEDETSAILYYDERLVQMDKATKNLKKPLYRVYFKDRGKVLYENAMSGDATLATKEKGEKIFELLTDKIIKIIFDIREGKYFVEE from the coding sequence ATGTATTTAATAAACTATGCTTCTGATGACTTTCAAAAAAACTTGCAAAAATCAGATATAGTTATAATTCCTGTAGGCTCTGTTGAGGCTCATGGACATCACCTTCCTTTGGGAACTGATATTTTTTCGCCTAGACTTTTTTGTGAGATGATTGAAAGAAAAATTGGCGATTATGTGTGGATTGCACCTGAAATACCATATGGGCAAAGTTACGACTTATCTGTCTACCCTGGCACAATTCATGTGCCTTCAGAAGTATTAGCGGAGTACGTGTATGCAGTGGGTAAAAGCTTATATGAAAATGGACTTAAAAAACTTATTTTTTTAAACGGACATGGGGGAAACATAAATGCTCTCAATCTTGCCAGTGAAAAGCTAGTCCAGCTTGGAATGGTAGTTTTAACAATAAATTGGTGGCTGGACTTTACAAAGGAAATACTTACTATCACACAAGGTCAAGGCCATGCAGGAGAAGATGAAACATCTGCCATTTTATATTACGATGAAAGACTTGTTCAAATGGATAAAGCGACAAAAAATTTAAAAAAGCCTCTTTATAGGGTTTACTTTAAAGACAGAGGAAAAGTACTTTATGAAAATGCCATGTCTGGAGATGCTACTCTTGCAACAAAAGAAAAGGGTGAAAAAATTTTCGAATTATTGACAGATAAAATTATAAAGATAATCTTCGATATCCGTGAAGGAAAATATTTTGTAGAGGAATAA
- the aroA gene encoding 3-phosphoshikimate 1-carboxyvinyltransferase: MDIEVKKKRFLKGIISVPGDKSISHRAVMIGSIAEGITEIENFLLGEDCISTINCMKNLGVDIELKETNVKVHGKGLYLNKSEKILDVGNSGTTIRLLMGILAGQKFETTLTGDDSIKRRPMGRVITPLSMMGAEIVAKEGNFVPLTVFGNKLKGIYYKMPIASAQVKSSIMLASLYADDKTTIEEPYPSRNHTELMFSSFGAKVDVNGTKITCYPGYKLHGQRVIVPGDISSAAYFIVAATLVPNSEVTIKNVNVNLTRTGIIDVIKEMGGDIVLTNERTINNEKVADITVKTSRLKGIEIGGSLIPRLIDEIPVIAVAAVFAEGKTVIKDAEELKVKESNRINTITSELKKMGAKIFETEDGMIIEGTGFLRGNTVESYNDHRIAMSLWVAGLIAEGETKIKNAECVNISYPDFYKTFDML, translated from the coding sequence ATGGATATTGAAGTTAAAAAGAAAAGATTTTTAAAAGGTATTATCTCAGTCCCTGGAGACAAGTCAATATCCCATAGGGCTGTAATGATTGGGTCAATTGCAGAAGGGATTACAGAAATTGAAAATTTTCTTTTAGGAGAAGATTGTATATCTACTATTAATTGTATGAAGAATTTGGGAGTTGACATTGAATTAAAAGAGACAAATGTTAAAGTTCATGGAAAAGGGCTTTATTTAAATAAAAGCGAAAAAATCCTTGATGTAGGAAATTCGGGTACTACCATTCGGCTTTTGATGGGTATTCTCGCTGGTCAAAAGTTTGAGACAACGCTTACAGGTGATGATTCTATAAAGAGACGCCCTATGGGAAGAGTGATAACTCCTCTTAGTATGATGGGAGCGGAAATAGTCGCGAAAGAAGGAAATTTTGTACCTCTTACGGTTTTTGGAAACAAACTTAAAGGCATATATTACAAAATGCCAATTGCCAGTGCACAGGTTAAGTCCAGCATAATGCTGGCAAGCCTTTACGCTGATGATAAAACGACTATTGAAGAGCCCTACCCTTCAAGGAATCACACGGAACTCATGTTTAGTTCTTTTGGTGCTAAAGTGGATGTAAATGGCACAAAAATAACTTGTTACCCTGGTTACAAATTACATGGGCAGAGAGTTATTGTACCAGGGGATATATCGTCAGCAGCATATTTTATTGTTGCTGCAACTCTCGTCCCAAATTCGGAGGTTACTATAAAAAATGTAAATGTAAATCTTACAAGAACTGGTATTATCGATGTGATAAAAGAGATGGGAGGAGACATTGTCTTAACAAATGAAAGAACTATAAACAATGAAAAAGTAGCGGATATAACAGTTAAGACTTCAAGGCTAAAAGGAATTGAAATTGGAGGAAGTCTTATTCCAAGGCTTATTGATGAAATTCCAGTAATAGCAGTTGCAGCAGTCTTCGCAGAAGGGAAAACAGTGATAAAAGATGCCGAGGAGTTAAAAGTAAAAGAAAGCAATAGAATAAATACAATCACTTCAGAATTAAAGAAAATGGGAGCAAAAATTTTTGAAACAGAAGATGGGATGATTATAGAAGGGACGGGTTTTTTAAGAGGAAATACAGTGGAAAGTTACAACGACCACAGGATTGCCATGTCTTTATGGGTTGCTGGACTTATAGCAGAAGGAGAAACTAAGATAAAAAATGCTGAATGTGTAAATATTTCATATCCAGATTTTTATAAAACCTTTGATATGCTATAA
- a CDS encoding TMEM165/GDT1 family protein — MEALVTSFILIFTSEMGDKSQLMSMAFATLFKVRTVLISIFIAALINNGIAVIFGSYITEYIPIFYIKFSAALLFLFFGISTLIEEETKQEKIKNSKYSPVATIISTYVLSEFGDKTQLAAIALTASYNSPLYILIGTMLGIFLADILGIIVGIYFNKKIPSQYLKYLSSFIFIAFGLSTLYKLFF; from the coding sequence ATGGAGGCACTTGTCACATCATTTATCCTTATCTTTACTTCTGAGATGGGAGATAAGTCACAGCTCATGTCAATGGCCTTTGCTACTCTTTTTAAAGTAAGGACTGTTCTTATAAGTATATTTATCGCAGCCTTGATAAACAATGGTATTGCTGTGATATTTGGTTCGTATATCACCGAATACATTCCCATTTTTTATATAAAATTTTCAGCTGCTTTATTATTTTTGTTTTTTGGAATTTCAACTTTAATAGAGGAAGAAACAAAACAGGAAAAAATAAAAAATTCAAAATACAGTCCTGTTGCAACTATTATAAGTACATATGTACTATCAGAATTTGGAGACAAAACGCAATTGGCTGCTATAGCTTTGACTGCATCATACAACAGTCCTCTGTACATATTAATAGGTACTATGCTTGGGATATTTTTAGCAGATATATTAGGAATAATTGTAGGTATCTATTTCAATAAAAAAATTCCCTCTCAATACTTAAAATATCTATCTTCTTTCATATTCATCGCCTTTGGCCTTTCTACTTTGTATAAATTGTTTTTCTAA
- the pheA gene encoding prephenate dehydratase encodes MKIGYLGPKGTFSEEAVIKYTQGVENCEVVEFNTIPEVINCISNSLCEEAVIPIENSIEGSVNIAVDMLINDANGIMIKGEVIIPISHCLISDAPVEFKDVHCILSHQQAIAQCREYISKKFPNAEIKATDSTAQAVLGVKSKPGVVAIGPERAAVIYGMRIIDRDIQDVKENYTRFLVLSQKDGVVTGKDKTSIVFSVPNVPGSLYNALGVLANKKINMTKIESRPSRKKLGEYVFWVDIEGHREDEIVKDALEELKGRTDFLKVLGSYPKFK; translated from the coding sequence ATGAAAATTGGTTATTTAGGGCCTAAAGGAACATTTTCTGAAGAAGCTGTTATAAAATACACACAAGGTGTTGAAAATTGTGAAGTTGTAGAGTTTAACACCATTCCGGAAGTCATAAATTGTATAAGCAATAGCTTATGCGAAGAGGCAGTAATTCCTATTGAAAACTCTATTGAAGGTTCTGTAAATATTGCCGTAGATATGCTGATAAACGACGCAAATGGGATAATGATAAAAGGAGAGGTGATAATACCTATTTCCCATTGCTTGATTTCGGATGCTCCAGTTGAATTTAAAGATGTACATTGTATACTTTCTCATCAGCAGGCAATTGCTCAGTGCAGGGAATATATATCTAAAAAATTTCCCAATGCGGAAATAAAAGCTACAGACAGTACTGCTCAAGCAGTCTTAGGTGTCAAATCTAAACCTGGAGTAGTGGCGATAGGTCCGGAAAGAGCAGCTGTTATTTACGGCATGAGAATAATTGATAGGGACATACAAGATGTAAAAGAAAATTATACAAGGTTTTTGGTCCTTTCTCAAAAGGACGGGGTTGTCACAGGGAAAGACAAGACATCAATAGTTTTTTCTGTCCCCAATGTTCCAGGCAGTTTATATAACGCTTTAGGGGTTTTGGCCAACAAAAAAATCAATATGACAAAAATAGAATCTCGACCTTCAAGGAAAAAACTTGGGGAATATGTTTTTTGGGTGGACATTGAGGGGCATAGAGAAGATGAGATAGTAAAGGATGCCTTAGAGGAGTTAAAAGGTAGAACGGATTTTTTAAAAGTATTAGGTTCATATCCTAAATTTAAGTAG
- the srlE gene encoding PTS glucitol/sorbitol transporter subunit IIB, giving the protein MYRAVIIKKGSNGWGGPLIIKPTEKKNKIASITGGGIHPIAQRIAELTGGVAIDGFRNPVPEDEICCVVIDCGGTARAGVYPKKRIPTINLTPVGPTGPLADYIVEDIYVSGVRENDISLADESENNISNIQIISDESKKETFTPKPEIKHNGLPKGNILERFGRAMGGVVGTLYQAGRKTIDQLLRNIIPFMAFVATIIGIINATGIGKALANLIAPLANNIVGLLIISIIAGFPLLSPLLGPGAVIAQVIGVLLGVEIGKGTIPPQFALPALFAIDPQVGCDFIPVGLSLGEAKPETNSIGVSAILISRLFTGPIAVLIAYLFSFGLY; this is encoded by the coding sequence ATGTATAGAGCGGTTATTATTAAAAAAGGCAGCAATGGGTGGGGAGGACCTTTAATAATTAAACCTACTGAAAAGAAAAATAAAATAGCTTCTATTACAGGAGGAGGCATTCATCCTATTGCGCAACGAATTGCTGAACTTACGGGAGGTGTAGCAATAGATGGCTTTAGAAATCCGGTACCAGAAGATGAAATATGTTGTGTAGTAATTGACTGTGGTGGTACTGCAAGAGCAGGTGTATATCCTAAGAAAAGAATTCCCACAATAAATTTAACTCCCGTTGGACCTACTGGACCTCTTGCCGACTATATTGTAGAAGATATTTATGTTTCTGGAGTCCGAGAAAATGATATTTCTTTAGCAGATGAAAGCGAGAATAATATTTCGAATATTCAGATTATCTCAGATGAATCCAAAAAAGAGACTTTTACTCCAAAACCAGAAATAAAACACAATGGTTTGCCAAAAGGGAATATACTTGAGCGATTTGGAAGAGCAATGGGCGGAGTTGTAGGTACTTTGTATCAAGCTGGAAGAAAAACAATTGATCAATTGTTAAGAAATATAATACCTTTTATGGCTTTTGTTGCTACTATAATTGGAATAATAAATGCTACTGGAATAGGAAAAGCATTAGCAAATTTAATAGCTCCTCTTGCTAACAATATAGTGGGATTATTGATTATTTCTATAATTGCAGGTTTCCCATTACTTTCACCTTTGTTAGGGCCAGGTGCTGTAATTGCTCAAGTAATTGGGGTGTTATTAGGAGTAGAAATTGGAAAAGGTACAATTCCTCCACAGTTTGCTTTACCGGCTCTATTTGCAATAGATCCACAAGTTGGATGTGACTTTATACCTGTAGGGTTGAGTTTAGGGGAAGCTAAACCGGAAACTAATTCTATTGGTGTAAGTGCTATTCTAATATCAAGATTATTTACAGGTCCCATTGCGGTATTAATTGCTTATTTGTTTAGCTTTGGTTTATATTAA
- a CDS encoding cell wall hydrolase has product MFNIRIKVKPLIVSIIAGLFISQSVFAATYTVKPGDTLWGISQKYGTTYTKLMSLNGLQSTIIYPGQVLQVPGSDNTYVVQKGDSLYLIALKYGITVDMLKSANGYKSDIIYPGQVFIIPRDTSSNRTYQDVSRGSIERGVIPYTKEEFDLLARLVTAEADGEPYQAKVAVAAVVINRVKSGIFPNTIKDVIYQVDAYGNYQFTPVLNGWINRPASADAISAARDALSGVDPTNGALYYFDQSSTNAWLWSLPIAARIGNMVFCYGR; this is encoded by the coding sequence ATGTTTAATATTCGCATCAAGGTCAAACCTCTCATCGTATCAATTATAGCCGGATTGTTTATTTCCCAATCAGTATTTGCCGCAACTTACACAGTTAAACCCGGCGATACCTTATGGGGTATAAGTCAAAAATACGGAACTACCTATACTAAGCTGATGTCTTTAAACGGCCTTCAAAGTACAATAATATATCCAGGGCAAGTTTTACAAGTGCCGGGTAGTGATAACACATATGTTGTCCAAAAAGGTGACAGCTTGTACTTAATTGCTTTAAAATACGGCATTACTGTTGATATGCTCAAATCTGCAAACGGATACAAAAGCGACATAATATATCCTGGACAAGTCTTTATTATACCTCGTGATACTTCTTCTAATAGGACATATCAGGATGTCAGCAGAGGTTCTATTGAAAGGGGTGTAATACCCTACACAAAAGAGGAATTTGACCTCCTTGCGCGACTTGTTACCGCGGAAGCAGATGGAGAACCATACCAGGCTAAAGTAGCAGTTGCGGCCGTAGTAATAAACAGAGTTAAAAGTGGTATTTTCCCTAATACTATAAAAGACGTGATATATCAAGTCGATGCATACGGAAATTACCAATTTACTCCTGTGTTAAATGGGTGGATAAATAGACCTGCCTCAGCTGACGCTATAAGTGCAGCAAGAGATGCGTTAAGTGGTGTTGACCCAACAAACGGAGCATTGTATTATTTTGACCAAAGTTCTACTAATGCGTGGTTGTGGTCACTTCCTATAGCGGCAAGAATAGGCAATATGGTTTTCTGTTACGGCAGGTAA
- a CDS encoding PTS glucitol/sorbitol transporter subunit IIA — MVIYETKITKIGVQAQELAQIGLAIIFNEDAPPELAEISFLHTIEELKGEVERGDFLVIDGQLFEIEEVGSEVNKNLQLLGHCTLKFENVTSLLPGDIRLKGVLPNIKIGTILKIYRKDGN, encoded by the coding sequence ATGGTAATATACGAAACCAAAATTACAAAAATAGGAGTACAAGCTCAAGAGTTAGCACAAATAGGTTTAGCTATAATTTTTAATGAAGATGCGCCACCGGAACTTGCGGAAATTTCTTTTTTGCATACTATTGAAGAGCTAAAAGGAGAAGTGGAAAGAGGAGACTTCTTGGTAATTGATGGGCAGTTATTTGAAATTGAAGAAGTAGGTTCAGAAGTTAATAAAAATCTTCAGCTGCTTGGACATTGTACTCTAAAATTCGAAAATGTTACTTCTCTGCTACCTGGTGATATACGATTAAAGGGTGTTTTACCGAATATAAAAATAGGTACAATATTAAAAATTTATAGAAAGGATGGAAATTAA
- a CDS encoding prephenate dehydrogenase, giving the protein MIKNAVIVGLGLIGGSMAKALKKYTDIDIIGVDINRDSLQKALEEGVISYGVTHLDFQVDADVVFICTPVGKIVEKTKNILPYLKKGCIVTDVGSTKKVIMEEVQKFLPDEIFFIGGHPMAGTEKAGYDNAEADLFVNSNYLLIPFDNVKEDVLGLFINEVIIKIGAKPVIMDYNKHDAIVGIISHVPHILSATLTNFAHDKCSEAFKYAAGGFKDTTRIALSQTEIWKDIICTNKKVILELLKNYREVLSDFICYLENDDIDTIQKFLEDARKYRNTIT; this is encoded by the coding sequence ATGATAAAAAATGCGGTTATCGTAGGATTGGGTCTTATAGGGGGATCAATGGCAAAAGCATTAAAAAAATACACAGATATAGACATTATTGGTGTTGATATAAATAGAGATAGTTTACAAAAAGCATTAGAAGAGGGAGTAATTTCTTATGGTGTGACACACCTTGATTTTCAAGTAGATGCTGATGTGGTTTTTATATGCACGCCTGTTGGAAAAATTGTTGAAAAGACTAAAAATATACTTCCTTATTTAAAGAAAGGTTGCATTGTAACTGATGTTGGAAGTACAAAAAAAGTTATAATGGAAGAAGTGCAAAAATTTTTGCCCGATGAAATTTTTTTCATCGGGGGCCATCCTATGGCTGGCACAGAGAAGGCAGGTTATGATAACGCTGAGGCAGATTTATTTGTTAACTCTAATTATTTATTGATTCCTTTTGATAATGTAAAAGAAGATGTTTTAGGTTTATTTATAAATGAAGTAATAATAAAAATAGGTGCAAAACCGGTAATAATGGATTATAATAAACACGATGCCATTGTCGGAATAATAAGTCATGTACCTCATATTCTTTCTGCTACCCTTACGAATTTTGCTCATGATAAATGCAGTGAAGCATTTAAATACGCAGCTGGTGGGTTTAAAGATACTACGCGAATTGCCTTGTCTCAGACTGAAATATGGAAAGACATAATTTGTACAAACAAAAAAGTTATTTTGGAGTTACTAAAAAATTACAGGGAAGTCCTAAGTGACTTTATTTGTTACTTAGAAAATGACGATATTGACACCATACAAAAGTTTCTTGAAGATGCAAGAAAATATCGAAACACTATAACTTGA
- a CDS encoding sensor histidine kinase codes for MKIKLWPRRITLRIALLYSVVFSVILVVLNASVLYGLKYYLIYQAMDQVTSQAEAIKSKLGEIKGDVKLSEKDLIFSSIPHENIYTKIFDEKGNVIYSSKRLEKINIPHDVNIDIPIKIDKYDKDLTYINTIFKSDDKVFYIQVIKDMENEYLFLKLLFILMFFADAAGIFVSFIAGYFVTKKALRPVDYMTKEVREIDAYGLNKRLKIYGEDDELTRLAKTFNDMLDRLEDSFKRQNMFVSDASHELRTPISVIKGYIDMLDRWGKDDKAVLQEAIEAIKKETLDMEHLIERLLLLAKGDNKSIKLNKEEFNLKDVIKEVAEEIKMLNENKNIVVKGQNDINITADKKLIKELIRIFLDNAAKYTSSDGNIEIEMGKDNSKAYIKIKDDGIGIPQEDIPHIFDRFYRVDKARAKETGGAGLGLAIAKWIIEEHRGSVIVKSELGKGSEFTITLPIFPPV; via the coding sequence ATGAAGATTAAGTTGTGGCCCCGCCGTATAACTTTAAGGATAGCTCTTCTTTATTCTGTAGTTTTTTCAGTAATACTGGTTGTGCTTAATGCTTCTGTGCTTTACGGCTTAAAATATTATTTAATATACCAAGCAATGGACCAAGTAACAAGCCAGGCAGAGGCTATAAAAAGTAAACTGGGGGAAATAAAAGGAGACGTCAAATTATCTGAAAAAGATTTGATTTTTTCAAGCATACCACATGAAAATATTTATACAAAAATATTTGATGAAAAAGGGAATGTCATTTATTCTTCTAAAAGATTAGAAAAAATTAATATTCCTCACGATGTAAATATAGATATTCCTATTAAAATTGACAAATATGATAAGGATTTGACTTACATCAATACCATTTTTAAAAGCGACGATAAAGTCTTCTACATCCAAGTGATAAAGGACATGGAAAATGAATATTTGTTTTTGAAACTACTTTTTATTTTGATGTTTTTTGCGGATGCGGCAGGAATTTTTGTGTCCTTTATTGCAGGATATTTCGTTACGAAGAAGGCTTTAAGACCTGTGGATTATATGACAAAAGAAGTAAGAGAGATAGATGCCTATGGGTTAAATAAAAGACTTAAAATATATGGAGAAGACGATGAACTTACAAGATTAGCAAAAACCTTTAATGACATGCTGGATAGGTTGGAAGATTCTTTTAAAAGGCAGAACATGTTTGTCTCAGATGCTTCTCACGAACTTAGAACCCCAATTTCTGTAATAAAAGGGTATATTGACATGTTGGATAGATGGGGAAAAGATGACAAGGCTGTATTGCAAGAGGCCATAGAGGCGATTAAAAAAGAGACGTTAGACATGGAACATCTCATCGAAAGACTCCTTCTGTTGGCAAAAGGAGACAATAAATCGATAAAGTTAAATAAGGAAGAGTTTAATTTAAAGGATGTAATAAAAGAAGTTGCAGAGGAAATAAAAATGTTAAATGAAAACAAAAATATAGTTGTGAAAGGGCAAAATGATATAAATATAACGGCTGACAAAAAACTCATTAAAGAGCTTATAAGGATATTTTTAGACAATGCAGCAAAATACACTTCTTCAGATGGCAATATAGAAATTGAAATGGGGAAAGATAATTCAAAAGCCTATATAAAAATTAAAGATGATGGCATAGGCATACCACAAGAAGATATTCCACATATTTTTGATAGGTTTTACAGGGTAGATAAAGCGAGAGCTAAAGAGACAGGTGGTGCAGGGTTGGGATTAGCTATTGCTAAATGGATTATCGAAGAACACAGAGGAAGTGTTATTGTAAAAAGTGAATTAGGGAAAGGCAGTGAATTTACCATAACATTACCTATCTTTCCACCAGTTTAA
- a CDS encoding transcriptional regulator GutM, whose amino-acid sequence MDFKNILLVIGILWIIQSIFTYFQIKNYHEVSNKLATKGKLVVGTKKGYFSSGAILIMAVDSNYKIIDCMVLNGITVLARFRRLEELINKNLLDETNKMLLSNPIKQAYEKAIANISILNEKD is encoded by the coding sequence ATGGATTTCAAGAATATTCTTTTGGTAATAGGGATATTGTGGATTATTCAGAGTATATTTACTTATTTTCAAATAAAAAATTATCATGAAGTTAGTAATAAATTAGCCACTAAAGGGAAACTGGTCGTTGGTACTAAGAAAGGATATTTTTCCAGTGGAGCGATTCTAATAATGGCTGTTGATAGTAACTATAAAATAATAGATTGTATGGTTTTAAATGGAATAACAGTATTAGCTCGGTTTAGAAGACTTGAGGAATTAATTAACAAAAATCTTTTGGATGAAACTAATAAAATGTTGTTGAGTAACCCTATTAAACAAGCATATGAAAAAGCTATTGCAAATATTTCAATTCTCAATGAAAAGGATTAA
- a CDS encoding response regulator transcription factor has product MKEKILIIEDEKHIARFLQLEFEHEGYTVTVTYDGPSGLKEALEGDYDLVLLDIMLPGIDGFEVLKKIREHSDIPVIMLTAKYEVKDKVEGLDIGADDYVTKPFSIEELFARVRAALRKKKPHLKKDVLRYSDITMDLTTHEVRRAGIKIELTKKEFDLLEFLIKNANIALTREKILECVWGYDYYGDTNIVDVYIRYLRSKIDDPFDLKLIHTIRGVGYTLKEDKDED; this is encoded by the coding sequence ATGAAAGAAAAGATACTTATCATAGAGGATGAAAAGCACATAGCCCGTTTTTTACAATTGGAGTTTGAACATGAAGGATATACTGTCACTGTGACTTACGATGGACCTTCTGGCTTAAAGGAGGCATTAGAAGGAGATTATGACCTTGTGCTTTTGGACATAATGCTTCCGGGAATTGATGGATTTGAAGTTTTAAAAAAAATAAGAGAACATTCTGACATACCTGTTATAATGCTTACTGCCAAGTACGAAGTAAAAGACAAAGTGGAAGGACTTGACATTGGAGCTGATGACTATGTGACAAAACCCTTTTCTATAGAAGAGCTTTTTGCAAGAGTGAGGGCTGCTTTGAGAAAGAAAAAGCCGCATCTTAAAAAAGATGTGTTAAGATATAGCGACATCACTATGGATTTGACAACTCATGAAGTAAGAAGAGCGGGTATAAAAATTGAACTTACAAAGAAAGAATTTGACCTTTTAGAGTTTTTAATTAAAAATGCGAATATAGCTTTGACAAGGGAAAAAATCCTTGAGTGCGTGTGGGGCTATGATTATTATGGAGATACTAACATAGTGGATGTATATATAAGGTATTTGAGGAGCAAAATTGACGACCCTTTTGACCTGAAGTTAATCCACACCATAAGAGGAGTGGGGTACACTTTGAAGGAGGATAAAGATGAAGATTAA
- the srlA gene encoding PTS glucitol/sorbitol transporter subunit IIC, translating to MSYLADFAQAFIGVFQEGGKTFVGLLTGIIPTLVTLMTAVNALIMFIGEERVNSWGMSLGKYAILRYTVMPIVAVFFLTNPMAYTFGRFLPEKYKPAFYDAAVSFVHPITGLFPHANPAELFVYLGIAHGVEKLGLPIGGLAIRYFLVGVIVIFIRGIVTEKLTLRLAKQQGIEL from the coding sequence ATGAGTTATCTTGCTGATTTTGCACAAGCTTTTATAGGTGTGTTTCAAGAAGGAGGGAAAACATTTGTTGGACTGCTGACAGGTATAATACCTACTCTTGTTACTTTAATGACAGCGGTCAATGCTTTAATAATGTTTATTGGTGAAGAAAGAGTTAATAGCTGGGGAATGTCGTTGGGTAAGTATGCAATTCTAAGATATACTGTGATGCCAATAGTAGCAGTCTTTTTCTTAACTAATCCTATGGCGTATACTTTTGGTAGATTTTTACCTGAAAAATATAAACCTGCATTTTATGACGCTGCTGTTTCATTTGTACATCCTATTACAGGCTTGTTTCCACATGCTAATCCAGCAGAACTGTTTGTATACCTAGGAATAGCACATGGTGTTGAAAAATTGGGATTACCTATAGGAGGATTAGCAATAAGATATTTTTTAGTTGGTGTAATCGTTATTTTCATACGCGGTATTGTTACAGAAAAATTAACACTACGATTGGCAAAACAACAAGGTATTGAATTATAA
- the aroF gene encoding 3-deoxy-7-phosphoheptulonate synthase, whose translation MVIVMNIDATDKQISDITNLLTSLGLGYHISKGEEKIVIGVIGDKKKLEGKAVEMMEGVEKVIPIVEPYKLASKIFKPEPTVVKVEDTEIGGSNIVIMAGPCAVESREQLFESAMAVKKAGAQFLRGGAFKPRTSPYSFQGLEEEGLKMLKEAKELTGLKIVTEVMDVHSVELVAEYADVIQIGTRNMQNFPLLKAVGRINKPVLLKRGLAATLEEWLSAAEYILSEGNKDVILCERGIRTFETYTRNTLDLSAVPAIKKLSHLPIVVDPSHGTGKWHLVAPMAKAAIAAGADGLIIEVHPDPKNALSDGAQSLTPENFETLCDDIKVIAKAVGRDFV comes from the coding sequence ATGGTAATTGTTATGAATATTGATGCCACTGATAAGCAAATCTCTGATATTACAAATCTTTTAACATCTCTTGGTTTAGGTTACCACATTTCAAAAGGTGAAGAAAAAATAGTCATAGGTGTTATAGGTGATAAGAAAAAATTAGAAGGTAAGGCTGTAGAAATGATGGAGGGAGTAGAAAAAGTCATTCCTATTGTGGAGCCTTACAAACTTGCTAGTAAGATATTTAAACCAGAGCCAACTGTGGTAAAAGTAGAAGACACCGAAATTGGTGGAAGCAACATAGTTATAATGGCGGGCCCTTGCGCGGTAGAAAGCAGAGAACAACTCTTTGAAAGTGCTATGGCTGTTAAAAAAGCGGGAGCTCAATTTTTAAGAGGAGGGGCATTTAAACCGAGAACATCACCTTACTCCTTCCAAGGCCTTGAAGAAGAAGGCTTAAAGATGCTAAAAGAAGCCAAAGAACTTACTGGACTTAAGATTGTTACAGAAGTTATGGATGTCCATTCAGTTGAACTAGTGGCGGAATACGCTGATGTTATACAAATAGGTACAAGAAATATGCAAAATTTTCCATTACTTAAAGCAGTAGGTAGAATCAACAAGCCTGTTTTATTAAAGAGAGGACTTGCGGCAACATTAGAAGAGTGGTTAAGTGCTGCGGAGTATATCCTAAGCGAGGGTAATAAAGACGTCATCCTTTGTGAAAGAGGGATAAGGACGTTTGAAACTTATACGCGAAATACTTTGGATTTAAGTGCAGTCCCAGCCATAAAAAAGTTGAGCCATTTGCCTATAGTTGTTGATCCCAGTCACGGGACTGGGAAATGGCACCTTGTAGCTCCTATGGCTAAAGCCGCTATAGCAGCAGGAGCCGATGGCCTCATTATTGAGGTACATCCAGACCCTAAAAATGCATTATCCGATGGGGCTCAATCCCTTACTCCTGAAAATTTTGAGACTTTGTGTGATGACATAAAGGTTATCGCTAAAGCAGTAGGGCGTGATTTTGTATGA